From Granulicella sp. WH15, the proteins below share one genomic window:
- the mutS gene encoding DNA mismatch repair protein MutS, producing the protein MANDTAYDAAQDTSLTPVMRQYFAAKQAHPDCLMFCRIGDFYELFYDDAILVARELQLTLTARDKEKKQPMCGVPYHAAEVYLQRLLRKGYRIALCEQMEDPKTVKGIVKREVTRVLTPGTAIDPSLGAGDSNWLAAVVVLKSGTAGLAMVDLSTGDLRATEFPGPNAFAQAADELGRIRPAELLYTASGLGLSAQPTLAGESEKTEDSGLDAIRTKTAVDEYVLTAEYALPLVRQHFKVHSLDGLGLAAHEAAAVAVGGLLHYLRSTKQGALEHVTQLRFYERSGSLELDAVSVRNLELVDPLFSGESVQTTLCYTLDACCTPMGKRLLRATLLRPSLELTEIEPRLEAVAEAHADLLRRESVRRAMDNILDLERLLGRVAADSAGPRETMALAATLACLPELRRAVLALKAPRWQALAAELDPLEDLHELITATVVAEPPATLADGNVIRPGLHAELDELRELSHSGRQALIAIEERERQRTGIGSLKVRYNTVFGYYIEITKANARAVPADYERKQTLVNAERFTTPELKDYENRILTAQDRSLEIERRIFAELRAQLLAAASRIRDSARRIAEIDLLSNFAHLSALRGWTRPQVDDSTALEFVQARHPVVERRMEDSGIGRFIPNSLYLDAQNGPSILLMTGPNMGGKSTYLRMAALLVIMAQCGCFVPAERMRLGLVDRIYTRIGASDNVARGRSTFMVEMTETAAILNTATSRSLVLLDEMGRGTATYDGLSLAWATVEHLHNGIGARSLFATHYHELTLLSEKLPRLQNVRVSVKESASGIVFLHTVEPGAASKSYGIEVARLAGLPQSVITRAREVLKVHERAEKNSVSASLLEEPAPSLQMTMFTPLSQRVVDRLAEADINSLTPLEALNLLADLRRELKDGPK; encoded by the coding sequence ATGGCAAACGACACCGCATACGACGCAGCACAAGACACCTCCCTTACCCCGGTCATGCGCCAGTACTTTGCCGCCAAACAGGCCCATCCGGACTGCCTGATGTTCTGCCGCATCGGCGACTTCTACGAGCTTTTTTACGACGACGCGATTCTGGTCGCGCGTGAGCTACAGCTTACCCTGACCGCTCGCGACAAAGAAAAGAAGCAGCCTATGTGCGGCGTACCCTACCACGCGGCCGAGGTCTACCTGCAGCGGCTGCTGCGCAAGGGCTACCGCATCGCGCTCTGTGAGCAGATGGAAGACCCGAAGACGGTCAAGGGCATCGTCAAGCGCGAGGTCACCCGCGTCCTGACGCCCGGCACAGCCATCGACCCCAGCCTTGGAGCCGGGGATTCGAACTGGCTGGCCGCGGTGGTGGTCCTCAAGTCCGGCACGGCGGGGCTTGCGATGGTCGATCTCTCCACTGGTGACCTGCGCGCCACCGAGTTCCCCGGCCCTAACGCCTTCGCCCAGGCCGCCGACGAGCTGGGCCGCATCCGTCCGGCTGAGCTGCTTTACACGGCCAGCGGATTGGGCCTCTCTGCTCAGCCCACTCTCGCGGGCGAGTCCGAAAAGACCGAGGACTCCGGCCTCGACGCCATCCGCACCAAGACCGCTGTGGACGAGTACGTCCTCACCGCCGAGTACGCACTGCCGCTGGTCCGCCAGCACTTCAAAGTGCACTCGCTCGATGGCTTGGGCCTCGCTGCGCACGAGGCTGCTGCCGTCGCCGTGGGAGGGCTGCTCCACTACCTCCGCTCCACTAAGCAGGGCGCGCTCGAGCACGTCACTCAACTGCGCTTCTATGAACGTTCCGGCTCGCTGGAGCTGGATGCTGTCAGTGTCCGCAACCTGGAGCTGGTCGATCCGCTCTTCTCCGGCGAGTCCGTCCAGACCACGCTCTGCTACACGCTGGACGCCTGCTGCACCCCCATGGGCAAGCGTCTGCTGCGTGCGACGCTGCTGAGGCCGTCGCTGGAGCTGACGGAGATCGAGCCGCGCCTCGAAGCCGTGGCCGAGGCCCATGCCGACCTGCTCCGCCGCGAGTCCGTCCGGCGCGCCATGGACAACATCCTCGATTTAGAACGGCTTCTTGGCCGTGTTGCTGCGGACTCCGCCGGTCCCCGAGAGACCATGGCTCTGGCCGCCACGCTGGCCTGTCTGCCGGAGCTGCGCCGTGCGGTCCTGGCGCTCAAGGCTCCACGCTGGCAAGCTCTTGCCGCTGAGCTGGACCCGCTTGAAGACCTGCACGAGCTGATTACCGCCACCGTCGTCGCCGAACCTCCTGCCACACTGGCCGACGGCAACGTCATCCGGCCCGGTCTGCACGCCGAGCTGGACGAGCTGCGCGAGCTGAGCCACAGTGGGCGGCAGGCGCTAATCGCAATCGAAGAGCGCGAGCGCCAGCGCACCGGCATCGGCTCGCTCAAGGTGCGCTACAACACCGTTTTCGGCTACTACATCGAGATCACCAAGGCCAACGCCCGCGCCGTTCCCGCCGACTACGAGCGCAAGCAGACGCTGGTAAATGCCGAGCGTTTCACCACGCCCGAGCTGAAGGACTACGAGAACCGCATCCTCACCGCGCAGGACCGCTCGCTCGAGATCGAGCGCCGCATCTTCGCTGAGCTGCGGGCGCAACTGCTCGCCGCAGCCAGCCGTATTCGCGACTCTGCCCGCCGCATCGCCGAGATAGACCTGCTCTCGAACTTCGCTCATCTGTCCGCGCTGCGCGGCTGGACGCGCCCGCAGGTGGACGACTCCACCGCGCTCGAGTTCGTGCAGGCACGCCACCCCGTCGTCGAGCGCCGCATGGAGGACTCGGGCATAGGCCGATTTATTCCCAACTCGCTCTATCTGGACGCGCAGAACGGTCCCTCCATCCTGCTGATGACCGGACCCAACATGGGCGGTAAGAGCACCTACCTGCGCATGGCTGCGCTGCTGGTCATCATGGCGCAGTGCGGCTGCTTCGTGCCTGCCGAGAGGATGCGGCTCGGTCTTGTGGACCGCATCTACACCCGCATCGGGGCCAGCGACAACGTGGCCCGCGGCCGCAGCACCTTCATGGTCGAGATGACCGAGACTGCCGCGATTCTGAATACCGCCACCTCGCGGTCGCTGGTGCTACTGGACGAGATGGGCCGCGGCACCGCCACCTACGATGGCCTCTCTCTGGCCTGGGCTACGGTCGAACATCTGCACAACGGCATCGGAGCCCGCAGCCTCTTCGCCACGCATTATCACGAGCTGACTCTGCTCTCGGAAAAGCTCCCGCGCCTGCAAAATGTCCGCGTCTCGGTCAAGGAGTCGGCAAGCGGCATCGTCTTCTTGCACACGGTCGAACCGGGGGCCGCGAGCAAGAGCTACGGCATCGAGGTAGCCCGTCTGGCTGGGTTGCCGCAGTCCGTCATTACTCGCGCGCGAGAGGTGCTCAAGGTACATGAACGCGCGGAGAAGAACTCGGTCTCGGCTTCGCTGCTCGAAGAGCCTGCGCCGTCGCTCCAGATGACGATGTTTACCCCGCTCTCGCAGCGTGTCGTCGATCGCCTGGCCGAGGCCGATATCAATTCTCTGACACCGCTCGAAGCCCTGAACCTGCTGGCTGATCTCAGACGCGAACTCAAGGATGGTCCTAAATGA
- a CDS encoding MarR family winged helix-turn-helix transcriptional regulator: protein MVNQHATFGLLPDCTCYRLRQAARLLSRNYDAFLAECGISIGQFGLLATIAAHQGKSISQIAEALNMDRTTLTRNLIPLQKLEYIASDSGADRRTRSVRLTPEGAKTLKSALPKWQTAQRKFEKQIGLKQVKHLNRDLDSLLETFSH, encoded by the coding sequence GTGGTCAATCAGCACGCCACATTTGGTTTACTGCCGGATTGCACTTGCTACAGGCTGAGGCAAGCCGCCCGCCTGCTGTCCCGCAACTATGACGCGTTCCTGGCCGAGTGCGGGATCAGTATTGGCCAGTTCGGCCTACTCGCAACCATCGCGGCTCATCAGGGCAAATCGATCTCTCAGATTGCGGAAGCCTTGAACATGGATCGCACCACGCTCACTCGCAATCTGATTCCATTGCAGAAGTTGGAATACATTGCCAGTGATTCTGGAGCAGATCGTAGGACTCGTTCCGTTCGACTGACTCCGGAGGGCGCAAAAACACTTAAGTCTGCTCTGCCAAAATGGCAAACGGCGCAACGCAAGTTTGAGAAACAAATAGGGCTGAAACAGGTAAAGCATCTAAACAGGGACCTGGACAGTTTGTTGGAGACGTTCTCCCACTGA
- a CDS encoding FG-GAP-like repeat-containing protein, whose protein sequence is MVLRRFACLLLSLLLLPAVSRADAPYVHITPSNLVFPTTSASSTSALQTVVVQTSTPISSIVVTGSFAIDSTSTCSTATTPDEQCFIFLKAAPTPAGALNGTLTLTIAGTAYPVALSFPPLASGATNTTISSSGATAPYTLTGTVAGSRGAASPTGNVSFVDTTNSNITLGTATLSHTSLTYALNTFSPPPTGDQPEAIASGDFNGDGKLDIVVANGGTPGCGPALGLACPNSLTLELSNGDGTFTSSTINSVNFPSGLAVADFNGDGKLDIAATDGAESTVTILLGKGDGTFTKVATPEPTGNYPDQVAAGDFDGNGRPDLAIIGGDTGSTLTVLFGNGDGTFTARPTSFTLDGYGNSLALGDLNGDGKLDIAVSVSANSPGGSSSIAIFLGTGTTTFNLGTPISSAGMGSDGSFGALALGDFNGDKKLDLITYLIDDEDTMNILPLLGNGDGTFKAQTAIATKDDSYETSFGVGDFDGDGKADFSMASDTHFSVFLSNGDGTFKTPVSLTGADTEPSYLSQVVGDFNKDGLADMAIADGDLNEIFLEMSNLTATATATLTGVSVPGSGAHAVSATYAGDANFTASTSATTPLNGALTTTTLKLSSSASSSTFGTQIVLTAILSPYTTLGLKTDGETIIFYSGTTSIGVATLSSGVATLNVTSLAVGTDSVTAKYANDSNFAAATSNTVSITVSAATATLTVSPTSLTFPAQLQGTSSTAQTVTLTNSGTAAVTISNIAITGDFAKTTTCGTSLAAAGTCTISVTFTPASAGERTGTITITDSASGSPHIVALTGTGTGFSLSPTSTTLTIATPGGTATTAVQVASVNGFTGTANLTCAVTYQGTGTPTSAPTCALSPASVPLSATAPVSTTLTISSTAAKALAAPLELFRRSGVAFAALLCLGLIPRRYRRRLVLPVLCFFMLGATMGCGGSSLPATPTTPSSTGTTTGSYKVIVTAASGSYTATSTIMLNVQ, encoded by the coding sequence ATGGTGTTACGCCGGTTTGCCTGCCTCCTCCTAAGCCTGTTGCTGCTGCCTGCCGTCTCCCGGGCCGACGCTCCCTACGTTCACATCACTCCCTCGAATCTTGTCTTCCCGACGACGAGCGCCAGCTCCACGAGTGCCCTGCAAACAGTCGTCGTGCAAACCAGTACGCCGATCAGCTCCATCGTGGTGACGGGCTCGTTCGCGATCGATTCGACCTCCACCTGCTCGACCGCCACTACGCCAGACGAACAATGTTTCATCTTTCTAAAGGCCGCGCCCACCCCGGCCGGCGCTCTGAACGGCACTCTTACTCTGACGATCGCCGGGACGGCCTATCCTGTCGCCCTGAGCTTTCCCCCTCTGGCCTCGGGAGCGACGAATACCACCATCAGCAGCTCCGGCGCGACCGCACCCTACACCCTCACCGGAACCGTAGCGGGCTCGCGCGGAGCAGCCTCCCCCACCGGCAACGTCTCCTTCGTCGACACCACCAATAGCAACATCACGCTTGGAACCGCAACACTGAGCCATACCTCTCTGACCTATGCCCTGAACACCTTCTCGCCGCCACCCACGGGAGATCAGCCCGAAGCGATTGCCTCCGGCGACTTCAACGGCGACGGCAAGCTGGATATCGTGGTTGCCAATGGCGGTACTCCGGGCTGCGGCCCCGCCCTCGGGTTGGCCTGCCCCAACTCGCTAACCCTGGAGTTAAGCAACGGAGATGGCACCTTTACTTCTTCGACGATCAACAGCGTCAACTTTCCCAGCGGTTTGGCTGTAGCTGACTTCAACGGCGACGGCAAGCTGGATATTGCTGCAACCGACGGCGCCGAGAGCACGGTCACAATCCTGCTCGGGAAGGGTGACGGCACCTTCACCAAAGTAGCGACGCCCGAGCCGACCGGGAACTATCCCGACCAGGTCGCGGCCGGAGACTTCGACGGCAACGGCAGGCCAGACCTCGCAATCATCGGAGGAGATACCGGGTCTACCCTTACGGTGCTCTTCGGCAACGGCGACGGCACCTTCACCGCGAGGCCGACTTCCTTCACTCTGGACGGCTATGGCAACTCGCTCGCGCTGGGAGATCTCAACGGCGACGGAAAGCTCGACATAGCCGTTTCAGTGAGCGCAAATTCCCCCGGCGGCTCTTCCTCCATCGCCATCTTTCTCGGAACCGGGACGACCACCTTCAATCTGGGCACGCCGATCAGCTCCGCGGGCATGGGTAGCGACGGCAGCTTTGGGGCTCTCGCACTGGGCGACTTCAACGGAGATAAGAAGCTAGACCTGATCACTTACCTCATCGACGATGAGGACACGATGAACATTCTGCCACTGCTTGGCAACGGCGACGGCACCTTCAAAGCTCAGACGGCGATCGCGACTAAGGATGACAGCTACGAGACTTCCTTTGGGGTTGGCGATTTCGACGGCGACGGCAAAGCTGACTTCTCGATGGCCAGCGACACCCACTTCTCGGTCTTCCTCAGCAACGGAGACGGAACCTTCAAGACTCCCGTCAGCTTGACGGGGGCCGACACCGAACCCAGCTATCTTTCCCAGGTCGTCGGCGACTTCAATAAAGACGGGCTGGCCGATATGGCCATCGCCGACGGCGACCTGAACGAGATATTCCTCGAGATGAGCAACCTGACCGCCACAGCCACTGCAACCTTGACGGGCGTCTCGGTCCCCGGCAGCGGGGCGCACGCAGTCAGCGCCACCTATGCGGGCGACGCCAACTTCACTGCCAGCACCTCGGCCACTACGCCTCTAAACGGCGCGTTGACCACCACCACGCTCAAGCTCAGTTCAAGCGCCAGCAGCTCCACCTTCGGCACGCAGATCGTTCTGACCGCGATCCTCAGCCCCTACACCACTCTGGGATTGAAGACCGACGGCGAGACGATCATCTTCTACAGCGGTACCACCAGCATCGGCGTGGCCACGCTCTCCTCGGGCGTGGCCACGCTCAACGTTACCTCGCTGGCCGTGGGCACTGACTCGGTCACCGCGAAGTACGCGAACGACAGCAACTTTGCCGCTGCAACCTCCAATACAGTCTCCATCACTGTCTCGGCGGCGACGGCAACCCTGACGGTCTCGCCCACGAGCCTGACCTTCCCCGCCCAACTCCAGGGCACGAGCAGCACCGCGCAGACCGTGACGCTGACCAACTCCGGCACCGCAGCAGTCACCATCAGCAACATCGCCATCACCGGCGACTTTGCTAAGACAACTACCTGCGGCACCAGCCTTGCCGCCGCGGGTACCTGCACCATCAGCGTCACCTTCACCCCGGCTTCAGCCGGTGAGCGCACGGGCACCATCACCATCACCGATAGCGCCAGCGGCTCGCCGCACATCGTTGCCCTGACCGGAACGGGTACGGGCTTCAGCCTATCGCCCACCTCCACTACTCTAACGATTGCGACTCCCGGCGGCACGGCCACCACGGCGGTCCAGGTCGCCAGCGTCAATGGATTTACCGGTACGGCCAACCTCACCTGCGCGGTTACATACCAAGGCACCGGCACTCCAACCAGTGCGCCAACCTGTGCTCTCAGCCCAGCGTCGGTGCCCCTCTCAGCGACCGCGCCGGTCTCCACCACTCTGACCATCTCGTCCACAGCGGCTAAAGCCTTGGCTGCTCCGCTGGAGCTATTCCGGCGCTCGGGCGTGGCCTTCGCAGCGCTCCTTTGCCTGGGTCTGATACCTCGCCGGTATCGTCGTCGCCTGGTGCTCCCGGTGCTTTGCTTCTTTATGCTGGGCGCGACCATGGGGTGCGGAGGAAGCTCTTTGCCTGCCACACCGACGACGCCAAGCTCCACCGGCACAACCACAGGCAGTTACAAGGTGATTGTGACTGCGGCGAGCGGCAGTTACACGGCTACATCCACCATTATGCTCAACGTGCAGTAA
- the fabF gene encoding beta-ketoacyl-ACP synthase II, giving the protein MENNRRVVVTGVGLISPVGIGTEETWSALLAGESGIAPIQLFDASGYACRFAGEVKGFEPERYIDRKDVKKTGRFIQFALAAAELAMAQSGLSITAGNAERVGVHVGSGIGAFEVIEREHRKLMEKGPHKVSPFFITATIANLAAGQISIRYGASGPNITCATACTTGAHDIGEAWHVIRRGDADVMICGGSEAAVTPLSVAGFSSMRALSTRNDNPAKASRPWDMNRDGFVVGEGAGILILEELEHAKARRATILAELVGYAANSDAFHTNAPPEDGRGVRRVMELALESANLRPDDIQYLNAHATSTPLGDLAEARAITAVFGKVKDFRVSSTKSMTGHLLGGAGSLEAGIIVCALQDQIAPPTTNIDDLDEECTLPLVRDKGMSLPIEYAMTNSYGFGGTNASLIFRKW; this is encoded by the coding sequence ATGGAAAATAATCGTCGAGTAGTCGTCACGGGAGTTGGTCTCATCAGTCCGGTTGGGATTGGCACTGAAGAAACCTGGAGTGCACTTCTTGCTGGCGAGTCAGGCATAGCGCCCATTCAGTTGTTCGATGCGTCAGGCTATGCCTGCCGGTTCGCAGGGGAGGTCAAGGGCTTTGAGCCTGAGAGGTACATCGACCGCAAAGACGTGAAGAAGACGGGGCGCTTCATCCAGTTCGCGCTAGCGGCCGCCGAATTAGCGATGGCTCAATCCGGTCTTTCGATCACCGCAGGTAATGCGGAGCGAGTTGGAGTTCATGTCGGCAGCGGAATTGGCGCCTTCGAGGTAATCGAGAGAGAACACCGCAAGCTGATGGAGAAAGGTCCTCACAAAGTATCACCGTTCTTCATCACTGCTACGATTGCCAATCTAGCTGCAGGACAGATATCAATTCGCTACGGCGCATCTGGGCCGAATATAACGTGTGCAACTGCCTGCACGACGGGAGCCCACGACATTGGAGAAGCGTGGCATGTCATCCGCCGTGGAGATGCAGATGTGATGATCTGTGGAGGGAGCGAGGCAGCGGTTACTCCTCTCTCTGTCGCTGGATTCTCTTCAATGAGGGCTCTTTCTACTCGAAATGACAACCCCGCGAAAGCATCTCGCCCGTGGGATATGAATCGCGATGGCTTTGTTGTTGGGGAAGGCGCTGGAATACTGATCCTTGAGGAGCTTGAACATGCGAAAGCGCGGAGAGCCACGATACTCGCAGAGCTGGTTGGCTACGCTGCCAACTCTGATGCCTTTCACACTAACGCTCCGCCGGAAGATGGACGCGGTGTTCGTCGGGTAATGGAGCTTGCACTCGAATCTGCGAACCTTCGTCCGGATGACATTCAATATCTGAACGCACACGCGACCTCGACTCCTCTGGGAGATCTTGCGGAGGCGCGGGCGATCACTGCGGTCTTTGGCAAAGTGAAGGATTTCCGTGTCAGCTCTACAAAGTCGATGACCGGGCACCTGCTCGGCGGCGCGGGCAGCCTGGAGGCTGGCATTATCGTATGCGCATTGCAGGACCAGATTGCGCCTCCGACGACCAATATTGACGATCTCGATGAAGAGTGTACGCTTCCTCTCGTTCGTGACAAGGGAATGAGCTTGCCGATCGAGTACGCGATGACCAACTCTTATGGCTTCGGTGGAACCAACGCTTCGCTCATTTTTCGCAAATGGTGA
- a CDS encoding anhydro-N-acetylmuramic acid kinase yields MNKASHATSRSSQLVQSKPMTIAGVMSGTSADGIDVAIVRIGSTGRIKLLGHRAFPYPRAVRNAILRAMENAALPVAELSLLNWRLGELYADAVEATANTLNLKPQLVGLHGQTIYHQAVAAPFLGSSTRATWQTGEASVVAERLRVPVVSDLRPADMAAGGQAAPLVPMLDYTLFRHPTRNRILLNLGGIANLTAMPAAASLEDLLAFDTGPANMVIDTLMQRLFRKKLDAYGRTAARGQILQRVLDELLRNPYFSAPPPKSCGREQFGSAYVDRLLELCGDASSLDILATTTALTASTIAAAYVRFCQPHLNQSTATDLIVSGGGARNIHLVGLLRAALEPLRVKVIDIGERGIPAEAKEAVAFALLAWLTWHQRPGNVPAATGASRPVILGKVTYA; encoded by the coding sequence ATGAATAAAGCCAGCCACGCGACATCCCGGTCTTCCCAGCTAGTTCAATCGAAGCCCATGACCATCGCCGGAGTCATGTCCGGCACCTCCGCTGACGGCATCGACGTGGCCATTGTCCGCATCGGCTCCACGGGCCGCATCAAACTCCTCGGCCATCGGGCCTTTCCCTACCCTCGTGCCGTCCGCAACGCCATCCTCCGCGCCATGGAGAACGCCGCTCTGCCCGTCGCCGAGCTATCCCTCCTCAACTGGCGGCTCGGCGAGCTTTACGCCGATGCCGTCGAGGCCACCGCCAACACCCTCAACCTGAAGCCCCAACTCGTCGGTCTCCACGGCCAGACCATCTACCATCAGGCCGTTGCCGCGCCCTTTCTCGGAAGCTCTACCCGCGCCACGTGGCAGACCGGCGAAGCCTCCGTCGTGGCCGAGCGGCTGCGCGTTCCCGTCGTCAGCGACCTGCGCCCCGCCGATATGGCCGCCGGTGGACAGGCCGCGCCACTGGTCCCGATGCTCGACTACACGCTCTTCCGCCACCCTACCCGCAACCGCATCCTGCTCAACCTGGGCGGCATCGCCAATCTGACCGCCATGCCCGCCGCTGCGTCGCTCGAAGACCTTCTGGCCTTCGACACTGGCCCCGCCAATATGGTCATTGACACCCTGATGCAACGGCTCTTCCGCAAAAAGCTGGACGCCTACGGCAGGACCGCCGCCCGTGGCCAGATCCTCCAGCGGGTTCTCGATGAGTTGCTGCGTAACCCCTACTTTTCTGCCCCTCCGCCCAAGTCGTGTGGGCGTGAGCAGTTCGGCTCTGCCTATGTCGATCGCCTCCTCGAGCTTTGCGGCGACGCCTCCAGCCTCGACATACTGGCTACCACCACGGCGCTCACCGCCTCCACCATCGCCGCGGCCTATGTTCGCTTCTGCCAGCCACACCTGAATCAGTCCACTGCCACCGACCTCATCGTCAGCGGCGGCGGAGCCCGTAATATCCACCTCGTCGGCCTCTTGCGCGCCGCTCTCGAGCCGCTGAGAGTCAAGGTCATCGATATCGGAGAACGCGGCATCCCCGCCGAGGCCAAGGAGGCCGTGGCCTTCGCGCTGTTGGCCTGGCTCACCTGGCACCAGCGTCCGGGTAACGTTCCTGCAGCCACCGGGGCCAGCCGACCCGTCATCCTGGGCAAGGTCACCTACGCATGA
- a CDS encoding GIY-YIG nuclease family protein, which translates to MTLRAKKDNEEIPDVPGVYAFYLKKGCSLGRIEVDESRLLYIGMTKSSLKERDHREHTASSSSTFRRSLGALLKKSQDKPSLKAIPRGLGGSSKDFTNYRFKDSDEKGLTDWMKKNLEYKFEIVENNIEQRERTLISELHPPLNLTNLGGWRNEQKAFVKSLRRICRDEAKRSVGYE; encoded by the coding sequence ATGACGCTACGTGCGAAAAAGGATAACGAAGAAATTCCTGACGTGCCTGGAGTCTATGCTTTCTACTTGAAGAAAGGCTGTTCTCTTGGGCGAATTGAAGTTGACGAATCGAGGCTTCTCTATATCGGCATGACTAAGTCAAGCCTGAAGGAGAGAGATCACAGAGAGCACACAGCCAGCTCATCCTCTACGTTCCGCCGTTCTTTGGGAGCACTGCTCAAAAAGTCACAAGACAAGCCGTCACTAAAAGCTATTCCTCGTGGCTTGGGAGGATCTTCCAAGGATTTCACCAATTATCGATTCAAAGATTCAGACGAGAAGGGGCTGACTGATTGGATGAAAAAAAATCTCGAATATAAATTCGAGATCGTAGAGAACAACATCGAGCAAAGAGAACGTACGTTGATCTCGGAGCTACATCCCCCCCTCAACCTCACAAACCTGGGAGGGTGGCGGAATGAGCAGAAAGCTTTTGTGAAAAGCCTACGTAGAATATGCAGGGACGAAGCCAAAAGATCGGTTGGATATGAATAA
- a CDS encoding ABC transporter substrate-binding protein has translation MSRRATKPGRRWFGLSCALLLLTACTPRHEDPNTAVVLIDSSPTNLDLRIGTDAQSERIGSLIFDPLVRKDEHFQMQPWLATAWSQPDPLTWIFRIRTGVRFHNGQPLTAQDAAYTVNSLIDGTLITSKAGAFEAVSKAEAPTPEILILHLKRPDASLLFNLSDGLFGVVPKNSGKELGRNPVGSGPFRFVSATVDKDVVVARNPEYWAGPAHLERVRFPVVPDAVTVALEMQKGSADIASNDLTLDMVYALRNAKGLITESAPSSTVMYLNFNVADGPLRDKRVRQAIACAIDREAIIRALWRNQAHLAEMLLPPGHWAAASQLPRYPHDIARATRLLDAAGFSPDKQGVRLRLEMKTSTDETTRLLAVILQQQLRPAGIELTLRSAEFGTFYADVTRGAFQMYALKWVGSNEDPDIFRYAYSSDRFPPKGGNRGHYMNARVDELLRQAAATTDEPTRRRAYVEVQQILADELPSIPLWYPNNEIVHTSRITHVTPRGSGSFDFLREAEIHPYR, from the coding sequence ATGAGCCGCCGCGCCACCAAGCCGGGGAGGAGATGGTTTGGCCTCAGTTGCGCGTTGCTGCTCCTGACCGCCTGCACCCCTCGCCACGAAGACCCCAACACTGCTGTAGTCCTCATCGACTCCAGCCCCACCAACCTCGACCTCCGCATCGGCACCGATGCCCAGTCCGAGCGCATCGGCTCGCTCATCTTTGACCCACTCGTCCGCAAGGATGAGCACTTCCAGATGCAGCCCTGGCTGGCTACTGCGTGGTCCCAGCCAGATCCACTTACATGGATATTCCGCATCCGCACGGGTGTTCGCTTCCACAACGGCCAGCCCCTTACGGCCCAAGATGCTGCTTACACCGTAAACTCGCTCATCGACGGGACTCTCATCACCTCGAAGGCAGGAGCCTTTGAGGCTGTGAGCAAGGCCGAAGCTCCTACGCCCGAGATCCTCATTCTCCATCTCAAACGGCCCGACGCTTCTCTGCTCTTCAACCTGTCTGATGGTCTCTTTGGAGTCGTACCAAAGAACTCCGGCAAGGAGCTGGGCCGCAACCCTGTCGGCTCAGGGCCATTTCGATTCGTCAGCGCCACCGTGGATAAAGATGTCGTCGTGGCTCGCAATCCCGAGTACTGGGCGGGGCCTGCGCATCTTGAGCGTGTCCGCTTCCCTGTCGTGCCCGATGCCGTTACCGTCGCACTCGAGATGCAAAAAGGCTCTGCCGATATCGCCAGCAACGACCTTACGCTCGACATGGTCTACGCCCTCCGCAACGCCAAGGGGCTCATCACCGAGTCCGCTCCCAGCTCTACTGTCATGTACCTCAACTTCAACGTCGCCGACGGACCGCTGCGCGACAAGCGCGTTCGTCAGGCCATCGCCTGCGCCATCGACCGCGAGGCCATCATCCGCGCGCTGTGGCGTAATCAAGCCCACCTGGCCGAGATGCTGCTGCCCCCCGGCCACTGGGCCGCTGCCAGCCAACTTCCGCGCTATCCGCACGATATCGCCCGCGCCACTCGGCTCCTTGACGCTGCCGGCTTCTCTCCAGACAAGCAAGGCGTCCGCCTGCGGCTGGAGATGAAGACTTCGACCGACGAGACCACGCGCCTGCTCGCCGTTATTTTGCAGCAGCAGCTACGCCCCGCCGGAATTGAGTTGACCTTGCGTTCGGCCGAGTTCGGGACCTTCTACGCCGACGTTACCCGAGGAGCCTTCCAGATGTACGCGCTCAAGTGGGTAGGCTCCAACGAAGACCCGGATATCTTCCGCTACGCCTACAGCTCCGACCGATTTCCGCCCAAGGGCGGCAACCGCGGCCACTACATGAACGCCCGCGTCGATGAGCTGCTCCGGCAGGCTGCCGCCACCACCGACGAGCCCACCCGCCGCCGTGCCTACGTCGAGGTCCAGCAGATTCTGGCCGATGAACTGCCCAGTATTCCGCTGTGGTATCCCAACAACGAGATCGTCCATACCAGCCGTATTACCCACGTCACTCCGCGCGGTTCGGGCAGCTTCGACTTCCTGCGCGAAGCGGAGATTCACCCGTACAGATAA